The Deltaproteobacteria bacterium genomic sequence GGATTTTTCATCGAGTGGCAGTCGATCTCTGCGACCGAAATGTCGTTTTTCGCGATAAACGGAAACAATGGAGATGTTTGTTGTCGTCGCGAATGCGAGGTGGTTGATAAACGCCAGATCGGAGGCAGACCGGAAATAATGTGGAGAGAAGCTCCAGAAGGAGCGGAAGAAAATGGCGGATTCGGAATAGTCGGAGAATTTATTGTTTACTACAATCGTTTAATGACAAGGAGGTGAAGAGAGTTATGAAAAAAATACTAATATTAATCGTCTTCACAGGTGGATTTATTTTTGTGATGAAAAGTGAAGGACAGATTGAAAATTCAGTATGCCATTCCAAGGTCAGCGTCTTAAAGTATGTCGACGAAGACATGATTGTTTCTGGCGCTTACACCATCAATCGAGAAAATCCGCCATTTGGGATGATACTGGAATCCAAAGATAAATTCATTTCTTCAGAAGTTGATGAAAACATCTCTTTGCAATATTACTTGAGGAGAGTCAACGACGTTGAGAAAGTATTTGACGTTATCATTCTTATTGGAAGCGCGTTTCCCTACGGAATATACTATCCCGATGAATTTTCGGATTACGAAGCGGGCGTGGGTCCGGCGCTCATTTTATACGAACCAGGATTTTTAAATGTGAAGTCAATTGACGTTTGCAAATTCGAAAATACATATTATTGTAGTTTTAGTGATTATTTTGGTGGATACGTATGGATTTCTCATCAAGAAAAAGATTACTTGATACCTGGACTGCTTGACAGCAGTTCGGCCGGCCTGCGGAATAAACATTTTCTGGGAATAGTAGGAAATTCGCCTTACGAAGACGAGTCAATCGTGTTTGGCGTCGATCTCATTGATTTGGAAATGAAGAGCATATATTTTATGAAACGCTATGACACATTCAGTGGCACTCATCGTTTTTTACGGATTATCCAAATTGAGGGCGACGAGTTTTATTCGGTGGGCATGAACTGCACTGAACGCAGTTCGGTGTGGGCGGGCGATCCCTATCGCGACTGCGCTGAATCGAATTTTTCGGTGATTCGCGCCGCTGTTCAGGACCCCAACGACCACGCGGACGACCCCATCTGGAGCTACGTTCTCGACAACGTCGGCGGCGGCGTCGATATCGGCGTGGAATTGGCTGAGGTGTCGGACGGCGAAGTGATTGCGGCGGGGATCGCGTCGCGTGTGGGCGGAGCGATGGATGTCTTCGTCGTGCGCCTCTCTCCGGACGGCGAGGAGCGCTGGCAGTACCGACACGAGTTGCCGGGCGCGGGGGCGACCGAGGAGATGTCGATGACGATCGACGGCGACGAAAGTCTCTCGCTGGTCGGGACCTTCGTCGACGACACGGGCCACAAGGGCGCGTGGCGGCTGGACCTCGACGGCGACGGCGGCGTGATCGGCGAGGCCACAGTGGGTGGCCTGCCGCTTCTTGGTGAAAAAGTCGGCTGGGCGGCGCTGTCGCCTGCGGGCGAGATCTGGATCGCGGGCACGGCGCCCGGCGAGGGCGACGACGCGGGCGACGCGTGGATGGGCCGGTTTGACGCCACGGGCGGCGAAATTTGGACAAAATCGTGGTCTCCCGAACCGGGACTCAAGGACCGGCTCGACAAGGCGACGCTCTCGCCGAGCGGAGGCATGTGCGTCGGGCTCGGCTCGGTGAACCCCGATCTCGGGGATCGCGAGGACGCCGTCTTTGCGTGCTTTGACGCAACCGGCGAGCTCATCGGCCAGCAGCGCGTCAACCTGCCCGAATGCGATTGGCCGCCGGACCTGCCCGATGACGACGGGCCGGACGACGACGCGGCTGACGACGACACGACGGACGACGACGACGACACGATTCCTTCCGACGATGATGACGCGGCCGATTCGGACGACGATGACTCCGACGGCTGCTGCGGGTGCTGACATGCGAGACTCAAGGGTAGATTCGCCGGGGGAGCCTCCGGGAACCCGCGATACTTCGAGACCTCGCGAGGGACTCCGTGAACTCGGCGGCGGCGTGGATCGCCTGTGTTCCGCAGTGATCCTGTTGCGATAGATCGCCGAATCGCGCGACGACGACGCTCACGCGGAATTCCTGCTTTCGGTTTGGCGCTCACCCCTGCGGACGCAATACGCGGCAGAATCGCCCCGCCGCGCAACCCATGTTCCCGTCCCGCCATTGTGCTAGAATCCGGCCCGAACTATGGGGAGACTGCGATATGACCAGCGTCCGTCGGTGGTTTGGCTTGGCGATCTTCACGGCGATCGTGATCGCCCTCGCGACCGGGTGCGCGGGCGGCGGCGACGATGATGACGATACGGATTCCGTTCTCGATGACGAAACCGGCGACGACGACGATGACGACGCCGGCGGCCCGGTGGACGACAACGCCCGCGAGGACGAGCCCGTGGCTCTCATTGTCACGAACGCCGACATGGCGGATGCGTGGACGACGCTGGCCGACTGGAAGGACCGCACCGGGCTGCGCACCGATGTCGTGACGATCGACGATGCGATCGGTTCCGGGGCGAGCGCCGCGGACCTTCAGGACTACCTCGCGGGGCGCGCGGCCGAGGGGGTGCGTTACGTGCTGCTGGGCGGAGACGCCGATGTGATTCCGTATTTTCGCGGCTACAGCGAGGTCTGGGCGCTCGAGGACTATTTCGGCAACGCGCCGATCGAGACCTACTTCGAGGAACTCGACCTGAATTGGGATGCGGACGGCGACGGCACGGCGGGCGAGGAAGACGAGGACATTTCGCTCGGGGATCTGCGCGATCCCGAGATCGCCGTTGGTCGCGTGCCGGTTCAGACCGCCGACGAGGCGGCGGGTTACGTGGCGAAGGCGATTCGCTACGAGTCGGGCGAAGGGGCCGTGGCCGAACGCGCGATCTCGCCGATTTTTCTCGCGGACACCGCCGCGTCGGTGCCCATCGTGGGCGACATCGACGGCGGCATGATGCACGAACCGCTGATCCACGATTACATCCCGGAAGCGATGCAGGCGACGATGCGGCGGCTCTACGGTACGGAGCTTTACGCGGATCTCGTGGGTGCCGAGGTGGGGACGACGGATCTCGTGCGCGAGGCGTTCGAAAACGACGGCTACACGTATTCGGTGACGAACACGCATGGCGACTACAACTGGCTGACGCTGCTCATGAGCCGGACGTTCGCGAAGAATCTTCAGAACGAGGTG encodes the following:
- a CDS encoding delta-60 repeat domain-containing protein — protein: MKKILILIVFTGGFIFVMKSEGQIENSVCHSKVSVLKYVDEDMIVSGAYTINRENPPFGMILESKDKFISSEVDENISLQYYLRRVNDVEKVFDVIILIGSAFPYGIYYPDEFSDYEAGVGPALILYEPGFLNVKSIDVCKFENTYYCSFSDYFGGYVWISHQEKDYLIPGLLDSSSAGLRNKHFLGIVGNSPYEDESIVFGVDLIDLEMKSIYFMKRYDTFSGTHRFLRIIQIEGDEFYSVGMNCTERSSVWAGDPYRDCAESNFSVIRAAVQDPNDHADDPIWSYVLDNVGGGVDIGVELAEVSDGEVIAAGIASRVGGAMDVFVVRLSPDGEERWQYRHELPGAGATEEMSMTIDGDESLSLVGTFVDDTGHKGAWRLDLDGDGGVIGEATVGGLPLLGEKVGWAALSPAGEIWIAGTAPGEGDDAGDAWMGRFDATGGEIWTKSWSPEPGLKDRLDKATLSPSGGMCVGLGSVNPDLGDREDAVFACFDATGELIGQQRVNLPECDWPPDLPDDDGPDDDAADDDTTDDDDDTIPSDDDDAADSDDDDSDGCCGC